The nucleotide sequence ACCAGCATATTCAACAGAAAGTAACTCCATAGGTTTACTTTTAAAGCTATAATCTTACAAAAGATCAGGAAGGGTTAAAAAGTGCTTCCATAAAGGCTTTCTTTGATTATTAAGCATAAACTAAATTAGCAATTTTATGATATTATTTATAATTTATTTTTTATCAACTAATCTTACGAAAGAATATATATCATTTATTTATTTAAGGAAATGTCCTAATTTTAACATCCCTTATGTTTGAATATATTATTTAGTTTAAAACAACAGAAACAAACCAATACCAATGTCAGAGAATAAAGAAGACGAACTCATAGCCCGTGTCAGAAAAATTAATCCACATGAGAAAGAATTTCTTCAAGCGGTTGAGGAAGTAGTACATTCCGTTAGAAAAGTATTCGAAAGACACCCTGAGTACAAAAAGTTAAAAATACTTGAGCGAATAGTCGAACCTGAGCGGATAATTACCTTTCGTGTATGTTGGCAAGACGACCAGGGAGAAGTACAGGTAAACCGTGGGTATAGAGTACAAATGAACTCTGCTATTGGCCCATACAAAGGAGGCTTAAGGTTTCACCCGTCTGTAAACTACAGTATCCTAAAGTTTTTGGCATTTGAGCAAATTTTTAAAAACGCCTTGACCAGTTTGCCTATGGGTGGAGGAAAAGGGGGAGCAGACTTTGACCCAAAAGGAAAGTCGGATGCTGAAATTATGCGGTTTTGCCATGCATACATGCAGGAACTTTATCGTCATATTGGTGCATTTACTGATATTCCTGCAGGAGATATAGGTGTTGGCTCAAGAGAAATAGGTTACCTTTTCGGAATGTACAAAAAGATCCGAAATGAATTTACCGGGGTACTTACCGGCAAGGGCGAATATTGGGGAGGTAGCGTTATTAGGCCTGAAGCAACCGGGTATGGACTTATTTACTTTGCCTCAAACATGCTTAAAACTAAAAACGACTCCCTTAAAGGAAAAAGGTGTTTGGTTTCAGGATCAGGAAATGTAGCGCAATTTGCCATTGAAAAACTCATCCATGAAGGCGGAATACCTATCAGTGCTTCAGATTCTGACGGGTGCATCATAGACCACGAAGGGATTGATATGGAAAAGCTTGAATTTATAAAAAAGATAAAAAACCAAGAAAGAAGAAGAATAAAAGCCTATATCGAAAAATACCCTCACGCCGAATATCATCCATGTGATGGCAAAGGGTTCTGCAATCCGATTTGGACTAAAGAGGCCGACTGTGCATTTCCGTGTGCTGTACAAAATGAAATCAGTAAAAATGATGCGGAAAACCTTATAGCTAACGGGATTAAATTAATAGCCGAGGGCGCTAACATGCCATGTACCTCTGAAGCTATCGAGTTGATACAAAAGTCAAAAATCCTTTACGCTCCAGGCAAAGCAGCCAATGCAGGAGGCGTGGCAGTATCGGGACTTGAAATGACACAAAACCGTATGGGAGTGTATTGGAACAACGAAGATGTAGACGCGCAGCTTAAAGGTATTATGAAAAATATTCACGATGTGTGTCTTCAAGCAGCAGAAGAATATGATATGCCCGGAAACTATCTGGAAGGAGCTAATATATTTGGTTTCCTGAAAGTTGCAGAAGCAATGAAAGCCCAAGGAGTGGTTTAACCTGAAATATGCAATAGAACAGTAAAACATCAAACCATCAGAATCAACCTTCGGATGGTTTGATGTTTGTTAGCTAGGGCCTGCTGAAAAAGTCACAAGTGTGCAAGGTACGTATGGCCTTACATGAAGACGTATTGGAATACTTCAATTGTGAGGCCATAAAGAGATTGTGCGCTTGTGGCTAGCCCAAACAACCACTAATATTTTGGTCTTTGACAAATTCAAATACACGGGAATTGTTGAATTTAAGTAAGAAAAACTTTGCACCTGATCATCATAAACCAATTTCATAATACTTAACAGCAAATATTTGGGCGTTTTTCAGCGCGCCCTAGCTAAAAATATTTCATTTTAATATTGAGCTTTACCTCTTTAGCATCAAGATTAAACTTAGTTTCTTCATAAGAGGGCTTGCTCAGACCCAATTTAGGGTTGTTTGAAAACCCAACGCCTTCCTTAGGTATCTTCATGAAGTTGTAATCCATCTCCCCATTATCATTCTCGTCGTGAATAAGCACGATTGCATAATCTCCATAAGGCAATTCTTCACTTGTCAACACGCATTGCTTGTCCTTGACTTTTCCCACCACATAGGAAACAACTCCTTTTTCTTCCAGATAATCTTTGTTCTTGAATATACTGACCAAAACACTACCCTCTGAATTTCTTAATCCTTCCACTTCTATTACAATTCTTCCTTTCTCAGAAAATGTCGCTGAAGAAATTATAATGCTTAAAAATATAACTAAAAGTGACTTTATGATTACTTTCATGAACAAAACAAATTTGGTTTCATAAATTATTTAACGTAAAACTATCAGCCCATTAACACCTATCAACCAGTACATTATCAAAAAAACCTTACACTATAAACCCAAACATCAAATTTTACAACGGGATACGACTAACTGTATTAGTAAAGACAAAAGCTTTAACTACCAAGTTTAACAAATTTGTTAAAAACAATCAAATAAAAGGTGGTATTTTAAAAAAACCATAGCTGTAACTATGAATGTGGGTCAGGATAGAAAAATTCAGGTAGGATAAAATTGAGCACTTGCCACTAAACAAATAATAGGTTAGTGCGATAGGTATTTTGTCTTTAAAAATGATCTTAAACTAAATTCAAGTAAGTTAGCCTGTGCCTACTTAGGGGCTGCCAAAAAAATCATACGTGTACTTAGCCACAAAGCATTAGCTTATGGTTACGCATGGACCATACCGTTTGGCACATTTTTCAGCACGCCTACTTATCACGAATAATTTCCCTTAAGTCAACTTCCACGCTTTTCTTTACCCGTTCCACAATACGACCAACCTCTTCCCCATCTTTCATTAGGACTAAAGTGGGAATGTATTTTATTGCATAGTTCTCTTCCTCCCCTTCAGGGCTTGACTTATCAAAATCCAACAAATAAAGCGAAACATCATCTAAGGGGTAACCTGCATCATGAAGCACTTTGTAAAAATGAGGCAAAAGCTTTTGCGTATCAGGACACCAAGTGCCACCAAAAATCAGAACCTGAAACTGGTTAAGGTCATTCCCAAGGTCGTTTACTACTCTTTTTTTAGGCCTATAGTTTTCATAACCAAGTTCATACCATTCAAATGTTTGTAACTCTTTATATTCTGTTTTGCCCACAGGCACGTCTACACCTTGAGCATGGCCTACATACACCAGTAACAATAATATTATACTTAAGAAACTTTTCATTTCATTAAAACCCATTACCCATACATTTGTTGAATTTTCACGTCCAAACCTTACAGAAAAAACCACTTTCTCCAAACCGATAAAGGCTATATTAATTTAATATTAAATTTACTTAAAAAAACTACCAGACACCATCCCTAAAAAGATAGGAAAGCCACTTTTTTCCATTAAAAAACTTTAAAAATAAACCAATCTGTCTTAAATTCGTACACATATCCTTCCCAAAGTGGCAGTTACTACTGGTTTTAAACTAACATCAAATGAAAAAACTCTACTTAATAAATTTTATTTTCCTGTTTTTAATTAATGGACTTTCCGCCCAAGACTACCAGCTCTTGCGATCAGAAGGAAAAATCCCTAACGACTTTACCACACTCTCATCAGAAACCTATAAGCAAGAAACAGAGCAGATTGAAGATGGTATTAAACGCAGAGAAAAAAAAGCACAAAAAAACTTTTTCCTAGAAAACAGCTTTAGGCTACGTGAACTGTTAAATAGTGGGAAAGTGCTGTTTAACGACCCTGTAACTAACTACATCAATAAAGTAGCTGACGAGCTCTTAAAAGACAACCCACAACTTAGGAGCGAAATCAGAATTTATGCGGTCAAATCTCCCCACGTAAATGCATTTGCCACTAATTCAGGGATGATATTTGTTAACCTTGGATTATTGGCCCAGTTGACTACAGAAGCACAGCTTGCTTTTATACTCAGTCACGAAATGGTGCACTATACCCACAACCATGTCTTAGAAGGCTATATTGAAACACAAAAAATAAAGCAAAGCAAAGGCATGTACAAGAAACTTTCAGTAGAGGAAAAGCTTTTGGCCAAAAACAATTACTCTAAAGAAAGGGAAACTGAAGCGGATCTGGAAGGCCTTGAAATTTTCTTAAGGAGTAACTATAGCACCAACAAAATTATGGGCGTATTTGATGTGCTACAATATGCCTACCTTCCTTTTGATGATATTAAGTTTGAAAGATCTTTTTTTGAAACAGACCATCTCAAATTCCCTGAAGATTATTTTCTGGAAACAGCCAATGAGATAGTAGAGCCAGAGGAAGGAGATGAAAGCAAAAGCACCCACCCTAGCATTAACAAAAGACGGGAATACATATTCAATGAAATAGCGGATATTGACTCCAAAGGCAAAAAAGATTTCATTGTCTCAGAAGAAGATTTTCTGGATGTCAGAAAAAAGGCCAGATATGAAATTGCGCATTTATATCAGCAAAGCCTAAATTACGAAAAAGCAATTTATCAAGCATACATGCTATTAAAAGAAGATCCAGAAAGCCTCTTCCTTCAAAAAATAATTGCAAAATCATTGTACGCCTTAACCACTTATTACAATGAAGGCGACAAACAAAAAGTACATACGGCCGCAGATAGAATAGAAGGAGAAAGTTCTCAGCTTTTCCACCTTTTTGAATCTATGAGTGCCAAAGACATGAATACAGTGACCCTCAATTACCTCTGGGATTTAAATAAAAAACACCCTGACGACTTAGAAATTTCATTGCTCACAGATAAAGTTTTTGAATCTTTAGTAGAAAAACATTTTCAAAACCGTGATAAGTTATCGAGTGTCGAAAGAAATGAACTAGCCAAAACTGTACAGCAAGAAGAAGAAGAGGATGAGGTAGACATAGCAAAACTGACCAAGTATGAAAAAATAAAACATCAGCAAAAGAAGAAGAAGGAAGTAGAGGAAAACAAAGAGTTTACCTATTTCGCTTTTATAGACAAGTTACAAGATAAAGACTTTGTCAGAAAGTTTGATGAGATTGAAGAGTCAATTACAAAAAAGAACACCAAGAAGAAGGAAACCGCTAAAGAACGTAAGGCAAGGATAAAACGAGAAACACGTGAAAAACAGCTCATCAAAAGACGGGGCCACGCCCATGGAATTGACAAAATGGTGGTATTTAATCCTTTTTACATCAAGCTCGACCATAGAAAAGACCAACCAAGGAAGTTCTTAAAGTCCGAAAACGCTCAATTGGGGCTGAGCGAGCGCATTTTCAAAAATGCTAATCTTAATAACCTGGATTTAGAGGTTATTGATGACATAGTTTTCAAAGAAAACGATTTGGAGAAGTATAACGACCTCGCCTTTCTAAACAGTTGGTTCAAAGAGAGACTCTCACACTTGGACAACCAAGTTCCCATCACCAACCTTGACAGAGAGCTGGTAAACGAACTCATAAGCAAATACGACACAAAATACTTTTGCTGGATGGGTATTTTGGGACACACAAGCAGGAAAGGAGGAAAATTGGGTAACCTTCTTTTAGCAAGTAGCCTAGGTTACCTTTTTGTTCCTGCCATACCATATTACCTATTTAAAATGGTCACCCCTGAATATGCCACAAACTTTTATTGTCTGGTACTAGACATAAAAACCGGAGAAATTGTACATGCACAAGCCGAAAGTATAGGCTATATGGATTCATCCAGCCAAATTAATGCTACCCTTTATGACCTTTTTTATCAAATAAAAACCAACAGATAAAATGCAGTATATATATATAGTTCTAATTCTATTTATAAGCACCTTAACTTCCCAAGCACAGCCAGGATATCAAGGTAAAAAGTTTTCCATAAACTATGCAGTGGAATCAATATCTGTTCTTGACGGCCCTAACTACAAAGGAAACAACCTTACCTCTTTTCCATCCTTTAATTACTCCCACTTAGCAAGGCTGGAATATGTCCTTACCAGAAAGACATCTATTGGTTTAACCTACAGCTTTTTTCGTACAGCTATAAGTCAGAAAGAGATAGATATTGCTGAATATCCACCCAATTATGACCATGGGAGGGACGATTATATTGACCCAGAGTATATAGATGTTTTCCAAAGGATCTACGTACAAAGTTTGGGGCTCAACTATAGGGTGTATGGTGGTAGTTCAGGCAATTTAGCGCCCATGGGCAATTATGCTGATTTTGAAACACAACTATTGTTTTGGAGTGCTACCCAAGATAGCGTTAATACCCACAAAAAACTTCAGTCTGGCACTTCAATGCTTCTTGGGGTTGGTTTTGGTAGGCAAGTAGTGGCTTTTGATCGCTTGCTGATAGATTTTGGAATCAGGTTTAGAATAATTCCTGGTTTTTTCTTAGCACAAAGTAGGGAGACTAATAGATTTCTAGACGACGATTACGACCCTAATGAAATTGATTTTACCTACCCAGTTTTAGAAAGGCTGAGCAGGCACCAAGCAATAAATTTCAGAATAGGCATCGGCTTTTTAGCTTTTTAGACTTCCTTAACTTTAATAAAAAAACGCCTTTAATATTAATTATCAAAGGCGTTTTTTTGTCAATCAATGTTTTTCCGCCATTGCTTTTTTTCACTGGTTTTCTTCTTTATATCCAACCGCTTTTTAACTGCCGACTTAGGAGGTTTTGTAGCTTTTCTTGGTTTTCTCTTTGCAAATGCCTTAGCAAGCAACTTATCCAGCTTTTGAAGCGCAATATCTTTATTCTGCAACTGCGAGCGTTTTTCTGATGCCGAAATAACAAGCACACCTTCCTTGTTGATATAATTGGACAGCCTATTTTCCATTTTCGACTTATCCGCTTCGTCCAAAATGGAGGAATTGCGTACATCAAACAACAGTGTCACTTTGGTATTTACCTTATTGACATTCTGTCCTCCGGCCCCACCGCTTCTAGAAGCTGTAAATACAACTTCCTTTTCCAAATCCTGTACATTCACTCGTTCTGACATTTTGCTTTTCTCTCAAAGTTCATTTTAATCACCACTAACCTAACATACCTTTAATCTTTTCTAAGGCATCTTTTTCTGCAATAATACTTATTTTGTCGTTTTTCTCAAGCTTATGCCCTTCTTTTGGAACAAATTGCCTTCCATCTCTCTGTATAGTCATAATACGGCTGCCTTCAGGCAATCCAAGTTTACCTATATCTTTTCCTACCATAGAGGCTGTATGGGTTTCATCCCCAACCGTAAAGCTTATCGTACGGATATCTTGAATTAAAGCTTCTTTTATTTCTTCAGGCTTAGAAGCCTTGCGCCATTTATTTGAAAACTCAGGTTGACGTATAATGTCAGAAAGCGATGATAAATAGCTCCAAAATCTTTCAGGCGCCTCTTTGTCATCAACCATTACTATCAGTCCACTAAAGCTTTTGCCATTTAATACAATCTTTCCTTTTAAAATGATCATTTCAGGCTGCTCAATATCTTCTAAAAGTATTGATGAAACAGCAATGTCATCGGTTAATGGACTGCTCCATGATTCGGATTCCTGTCTAATGGACCTAGTGAGCTCTTCCACGCCTCCTCCTATCCTATCTTTCAAAACTTTAGCTATATGTTCAGTTACTTCAGTATACCCTTCGTCTTTCACATGACTTAAGACAATAGCTCTTTTTACCAACCCAGATAAATCATTAAATACCGGAACACTAGTAACATCCGCATGACTTTCCTGCGAAACATGCCGTGCAAGCCGGCCAAACAAGTTGTATATAGCACCAGATACACGAACCCGCTTTCGACCTTTTCCAAAATACCAGCCAACACTCAAAGCGACAACAAAAAAAATAAAAGCAAGAGCATCTACCCCACTAAGCCCAATCA is from Cytophagaceae bacterium ABcell3 and encodes:
- the gdhA gene encoding NADP-specific glutamate dehydrogenase, which produces MSENKEDELIARVRKINPHEKEFLQAVEEVVHSVRKVFERHPEYKKLKILERIVEPERIITFRVCWQDDQGEVQVNRGYRVQMNSAIGPYKGGLRFHPSVNYSILKFLAFEQIFKNALTSLPMGGGKGGADFDPKGKSDAEIMRFCHAYMQELYRHIGAFTDIPAGDIGVGSREIGYLFGMYKKIRNEFTGVLTGKGEYWGGSVIRPEATGYGLIYFASNMLKTKNDSLKGKRCLVSGSGNVAQFAIEKLIHEGGIPISASDSDGCIIDHEGIDMEKLEFIKKIKNQERRRIKAYIEKYPHAEYHPCDGKGFCNPIWTKEADCAFPCAVQNEISKNDAENLIANGIKLIAEGANMPCTSEAIELIQKSKILYAPGKAANAGGVAVSGLEMTQNRMGVYWNNEDVDAQLKGIMKNIHDVCLQAAEEYDMPGNYLEGANIFGFLKVAEAMKAQGVV
- a CDS encoding DUF2141 domain-containing protein, with the translated sequence MKVIIKSLLVIFLSIIISSATFSEKGRIVIEVEGLRNSEGSVLVSIFKNKDYLEEKGVVSYVVGKVKDKQCVLTSEELPYGDYAIVLIHDENDNGEMDYNFMKIPKEGVGFSNNPKLGLSKPSYEETKFNLDAKEVKLNIKMKYF
- a CDS encoding thioredoxin family protein — encoded protein: MKSFLSIILLLLVYVGHAQGVDVPVGKTEYKELQTFEWYELGYENYRPKKRVVNDLGNDLNQFQVLIFGGTWCPDTQKLLPHFYKVLHDAGYPLDDVSLYLLDFDKSSPEGEEENYAIKYIPTLVLMKDGEEVGRIVERVKKSVEVDLREIIRDK
- a CDS encoding M48 family metallopeptidase; its protein translation is MKKLYLINFIFLFLINGLSAQDYQLLRSEGKIPNDFTTLSSETYKQETEQIEDGIKRREKKAQKNFFLENSFRLRELLNSGKVLFNDPVTNYINKVADELLKDNPQLRSEIRIYAVKSPHVNAFATNSGMIFVNLGLLAQLTTEAQLAFILSHEMVHYTHNHVLEGYIETQKIKQSKGMYKKLSVEEKLLAKNNYSKERETEADLEGLEIFLRSNYSTNKIMGVFDVLQYAYLPFDDIKFERSFFETDHLKFPEDYFLETANEIVEPEEGDESKSTHPSINKRREYIFNEIADIDSKGKKDFIVSEEDFLDVRKKARYEIAHLYQQSLNYEKAIYQAYMLLKEDPESLFLQKIIAKSLYALTTYYNEGDKQKVHTAADRIEGESSQLFHLFESMSAKDMNTVTLNYLWDLNKKHPDDLEISLLTDKVFESLVEKHFQNRDKLSSVERNELAKTVQQEEEEDEVDIAKLTKYEKIKHQQKKKKEVEENKEFTYFAFIDKLQDKDFVRKFDEIEESITKKNTKKKETAKERKARIKRETREKQLIKRRGHAHGIDKMVVFNPFYIKLDHRKDQPRKFLKSENAQLGLSERIFKNANLNNLDLEVIDDIVFKENDLEKYNDLAFLNSWFKERLSHLDNQVPITNLDRELVNELISKYDTKYFCWMGILGHTSRKGGKLGNLLLASSLGYLFVPAIPYYLFKMVTPEYATNFYCLVLDIKTGEIVHAQAESIGYMDSSSQINATLYDLFYQIKTNR
- the arfB gene encoding alternative ribosome rescue aminoacyl-tRNA hydrolase ArfB codes for the protein MSERVNVQDLEKEVVFTASRSGGAGGQNVNKVNTKVTLLFDVRNSSILDEADKSKMENRLSNYINKEGVLVISASEKRSQLQNKDIALQKLDKLLAKAFAKRKPRKATKPPKSAVKKRLDIKKKTSEKKQWRKNID